Proteins from a genomic interval of Diaphorobacter sp. HDW4A:
- a CDS encoding Fe2+-dependent dioxygenase, whose product MMLRIPALLSPDEVRLCRKALEEAQWQDGRTTAGSLAIQVKANLQLPVDSPVAQSIGNRILDRLGQNPLFMSAALPLKVLPPRFNRYEGGGTYGNHIDNAFFNIPGTPIKVRTDVSTTLFLSDPDEYEGGELIVEDTFGHQSVKLPAGDAIVYPGTSLHRVNPVTRGTRYGSFFWTHSLVASDEKRRVLFDLDQQIQSLTQRHPGDASLAPLSGTYHNLLRMWAQA is encoded by the coding sequence ATGATGCTTCGCATTCCCGCTCTCTTGTCTCCCGACGAGGTAAGGCTATGCCGCAAGGCGCTCGAAGAAGCCCAGTGGCAGGACGGCCGCACCACGGCCGGAAGTCTCGCCATTCAGGTCAAAGCCAATCTGCAACTGCCGGTAGACAGCCCGGTCGCGCAGAGCATAGGCAACCGCATTCTCGACCGGCTGGGGCAGAACCCGCTGTTCATGTCTGCCGCCCTGCCCCTCAAGGTGCTGCCGCCGCGCTTCAACCGCTATGAGGGCGGCGGCACCTACGGCAATCACATCGACAACGCCTTCTTCAACATCCCGGGCACGCCGATCAAGGTGCGCACCGACGTATCAACCACGCTGTTTCTCAGCGATCCCGATGAGTACGAAGGCGGCGAGTTGATCGTCGAAGACACCTTCGGCCACCAGAGCGTGAAGCTGCCTGCGGGCGACGCCATCGTCTACCCCGGCACCAGCCTGCACCGCGTGAACCCGGTGACTCGCGGCACACGCTACGGCAGCTTTTTCTGGACACACAGCCTCGTCGCCTCCGATGAAAAGCGCCGCGTGCTGTTCGACCTGGACCAGCAGATCCAGTCGCTTACCCAGCGCCACCCCGGCGACGCCAGCCTCGCGCCGCTGTCGGGCACTTATCACAACCTGCTGCGCATGTGGGCGCAGGCCTGA
- a CDS encoding transcriptional repressor — MQQAFTQDNTSTPKSLLEQPFSHVLNEANLRPTLSRIQVLRLFIANPIHSMNIVEVYTALLHAGIRISMATVQRTLSQLELGGILLRNASSGKSSFSLCKR; from the coding sequence ATGCAACAAGCCTTCACACAAGACAACACATCCACCCCGAAATCACTGCTGGAGCAACCCTTCAGCCATGTTCTGAACGAAGCCAATCTGCGCCCCACCCTCTCGCGCATTCAGGTGCTGCGGCTGTTCATCGCCAATCCCATCCATTCGATGAACATCGTCGAGGTCTACACTGCCTTGCTGCACGCGGGTATCCGCATCAGCATGGCGACGGTGCAGCGCACACTCAGCCAGCTGGAGCTGGGCGGCATTCTTCTCAGAAACGCGAGCAGCGGAAAATCATCATTCAGCCTTTGCAAGCGCTGA
- a CDS encoding 3-hydroxyacyl-CoA dehydrogenase family protein, with translation MTTTEESYAAKAASHVLEAEKRAAVLDGIDEATAEDLRHVGIIGAGTMGLGIAISVLNSGRVASVVDRSEEVLLRGRAYIATYFAGQVQKGRVSEADAEERQMGLVTSTRMDSLADADLVIEAVFEDYAVKEAVLADIAAHVRADAIIATNTSALNANLLAASVSYRARFVGLHFFSPANIMRLVEVVRCDVTSDATLARSFALVKALGKLPVLAGVCDGFIGNRMYAKYNAAANDLVNMGAAPEQIDAALERFGFAMGIFKVGDLAGLELSWAGRKRRAQENPGTDYSVFADRLCEAGRYGQKTGAGWYRYESGSRAATSDLRVRTMIDQWRADRGYHARSISDEEIVERCVLALAAEGKRLLDEGIAQRMSDIDAVYVNGYGFPRAQGGPMFQAEQMGWARLEDKLRAFAADTTLQKSFWIAD, from the coding sequence ATGACGACAACGGAAGAAAGCTACGCAGCCAAGGCCGCAAGCCATGTGCTGGAGGCAGAGAAGCGCGCCGCCGTGCTCGATGGAATCGACGAGGCCACGGCCGAAGATCTGCGGCATGTCGGCATCATCGGCGCGGGCACCATGGGTCTGGGCATCGCAATCTCCGTGCTCAACAGTGGCCGCGTCGCGAGCGTGGTGGATCGGTCCGAGGAGGTGCTGCTGCGCGGGCGTGCCTACATTGCCACCTACTTTGCGGGGCAGGTGCAGAAGGGACGGGTGAGCGAGGCCGACGCTGAGGAGCGGCAGATGGGGCTCGTCACCTCGACGCGGATGGATTCGTTGGCTGATGCCGATCTGGTGATCGAGGCGGTGTTTGAGGACTATGCGGTGAAGGAGGCGGTGCTCGCCGACATCGCGGCCCATGTGCGTGCCGACGCGATCATCGCCACCAACACCTCGGCGCTGAACGCCAACCTGCTGGCCGCGAGCGTCAGCTACCGTGCGCGCTTTGTGGGTCTGCATTTTTTCAGTCCCGCCAACATTATGAGGTTGGTGGAGGTGGTGCGCTGCGACGTGACGAGCGATGCCACGCTCGCGCGCAGCTTTGCGCTCGTGAAGGCGCTGGGCAAGCTGCCGGTGCTTGCGGGCGTGTGCGACGGCTTCATCGGCAATCGCATGTACGCCAAGTACAACGCAGCCGCGAACGACCTGGTCAACATGGGCGCAGCGCCAGAGCAGATCGACGCGGCGCTCGAGCGCTTCGGCTTTGCCATGGGTATTTTCAAAGTCGGTGATCTGGCCGGGCTTGAACTCAGCTGGGCGGGCCGCAAACGCCGCGCCCAAGAGAACCCCGGCACCGACTATTCGGTGTTTGCGGATCGTCTATGCGAGGCAGGACGCTACGGGCAGAAAACAGGTGCTGGCTGGTATCGCTACGAATCAGGGTCGCGCGCAGCCACGTCCGATCTGCGGGTGCGCACGATGATCGACCAATGGCGCGCCGACCGTGGCTACCATGCCCGCAGCATCAGCGACGAGGAAATCGTGGAACGTTGCGTGCTCGCGCTCGCCGCCGAGGGCAAGCGCCTGCTCGATGAAGGCATCGCACAGCGCATGAGCGACATCGACGCGGTCTACGTCAACGGCTACGGCTTTCCGCGCGCGCAGGGCGGGCCGATGTTCCAAGCCGAACAGATGGGTTGGGCGCGGCTGGAAGACAAGCTGCGCGCGTTCGCGGCCGATACCACCTTGCAAAAATCCTTCTGGATCGCTGACTGA
- a CDS encoding electron transfer flavoprotein subunit alpha/FixB family protein has translation MTALVIAEHDNASIKSATLNAVTAAKACDADVHVLVAGEGAAAAAQAAAQIAGVSKVILAEGVSLKNGLAENVAAQVLAIASNYSHILFPATAAGKNVAPRVAAKLDVAQISDITKVVSADTFERPIYAGNAIATVQSVDGTKVITVRGTGFDAAPTTGGSATVETVAAVADSGKSAFVGREVTKNDRPELTAAKIIVSGGRALGSAEKFTEVMTPLADKLNAAIGASRAAVDAGYAPNDLQVGQTGKIVAPQLYIAAGISGAIQHLAGMKDSKVIVAINKDEEAPIFSVADYGLVADLFVAVPELLSKL, from the coding sequence ATGACCGCACTCGTTATTGCAGAACACGACAACGCTTCGATCAAGAGCGCCACGCTGAACGCCGTTACCGCCGCCAAGGCCTGCGACGCTGATGTTCATGTGCTCGTCGCTGGTGAAGGCGCAGCCGCTGCAGCCCAAGCCGCAGCCCAGATCGCTGGCGTTTCCAAGGTGATTCTGGCTGAAGGCGTAAGCCTGAAGAATGGCCTGGCCGAGAACGTTGCTGCCCAAGTTCTGGCCATCGCGTCGAACTACAGCCACATCTTGTTCCCCGCCACAGCCGCAGGCAAGAACGTGGCTCCGCGCGTTGCTGCCAAGCTGGACGTGGCACAGATCAGCGACATCACCAAGGTGGTTTCGGCTGACACCTTCGAGCGCCCGATCTACGCGGGTAACGCGATTGCCACCGTGCAGTCTGTGGACGGCACCAAGGTCATCACCGTTCGCGGAACAGGCTTTGATGCAGCGCCAACAACGGGTGGTTCCGCTACCGTTGAAACGGTTGCCGCAGTGGCCGATTCCGGCAAGAGCGCCTTCGTGGGCCGCGAAGTCACCAAGAACGACCGTCCCGAGCTGACAGCAGCCAAGATCATCGTCTCCGGTGGTCGCGCGCTGGGCTCGGCCGAGAAGTTCACCGAAGTGATGACGCCGCTGGCCGACAAGCTGAACGCAGCCATCGGCGCAAGCCGCGCAGCGGTGGACGCAGGCTACGCACCCAACGATCTGCAAGTCGGCCAGACGGGCAAGATCGTTGCGCCTCAGTTGTACATCGCAGCCGGTATCTCCGGCGCGATCCAGCATCTGGCCGGCATGAAGGATTCCAAGGTGATCGTTGCGATCAACAAGGACGAAGAAGCGCCGATCTTCTCGGTGGCGGATTACGGCTTGGTGGCCGATCTGTTCGTGGCTGTGCCTGAGCTGCTCAGCAAGCTCTGA
- a CDS encoding electron transfer flavoprotein subunit beta/FixA family protein, which produces MKVLVPVKRVVDYNVKVRVKSDGTGVDIANVKMSMNPFDEIAVEEAVRLKEKGVVTEVIAVSCGVTQCQETLRTAMAIGADRGILVETTQELQPLAVAKLLNALIAKEQPGLIILGKQAIDDDSNQTGQMLAALADLPQATNASKVEVAGDKVSVTREVDGGLETLSLNIPAVITTDLRLNEPRYVTLPNIMKAKKKQLDTFKPEDLGVDVTPRLKTVKVSEPAKRGAGVKVPDVAALVDKLKNEAKVI; this is translated from the coding sequence ATGAAAGTACTTGTCCCTGTCAAACGCGTGGTGGACTACAACGTGAAGGTTCGAGTCAAATCGGACGGCACGGGTGTGGACATTGCGAACGTGAAGATGTCGATGAACCCGTTTGACGAGATCGCCGTCGAAGAAGCCGTTCGCCTGAAGGAAAAGGGCGTGGTCACGGAAGTGATCGCGGTGTCCTGCGGCGTCACGCAGTGCCAGGAAACCCTGCGCACCGCGATGGCCATCGGCGCGGATCGCGGCATCTTGGTCGAGACAACGCAAGAGCTCCAACCTCTGGCCGTCGCCAAGCTGCTGAACGCGCTGATCGCCAAGGAACAGCCCGGTTTGATCATCCTCGGCAAGCAAGCCATCGACGACGACTCCAACCAGACCGGCCAGATGCTGGCTGCGCTGGCCGATCTGCCCCAAGCCACCAACGCCTCAAAGGTCGAAGTCGCTGGCGACAAGGTCTCGGTCACGCGTGAAGTGGACGGTGGCCTGGAAACCCTGAGCCTGAACATCCCTGCCGTCATCACCACCGACCTGCGTTTGAACGAGCCACGTTATGTGACTCTGCCGAACATCATGAAGGCCAAGAAGAAGCAGCTGGACACGTTCAAGCCTGAAGACCTGGGCGTTGATGTGACCCCGCGTCTGAAGACCGTGAAGGTCTCCGAGCCCGCCAAGCGTGGCGCTGGCGTGAAGGTGCCTGATGTGGCAGCGCTGGTCGACAAGCTCAAGAACGAAGCCAAAGTGATCTGA
- a CDS encoding CaiB/BaiF CoA-transferase family protein → MQLLPGIRVLDLTRVFAGPLSTQVLGDMGADVIKIEHPLRGDDTRDWGIKIGDTETPYYNSVNRNKRSVTLDLKRPEAREILLQLAATSDVVVHNFKGGDAERLGIACDDILKINPKIIYCHISGYDQHGPERARPGYDMVVQGESGLMSLNGEKDTPPLKFGVAVVDMFTGMYTAQLILGALFKRQIDGQPRKLDVALFDCGLLVSAYYGLEALQLGHEPEKYGNAHPSIVPYGVFDAADGKLIITVGNNAQYENFCRKVLERHDLVDDPRFCTNLLRRENRLVLLPMLMEEIRRHPKAWLLERMAAHGIPCGEVLGILEAIRSERVAKAGLLKTLPHPKAGEVHVFAPPLRVDGERLPVRFAPPTLGGHTQEVLAEVLGMNADQLKTLAASGVL, encoded by the coding sequence ATGCAATTGCTTCCAGGAATTCGCGTTCTGGACCTGACGCGCGTATTCGCCGGACCGCTCAGCACCCAGGTGCTCGGCGACATGGGCGCGGACGTGATCAAGATCGAACACCCGCTGCGCGGCGATGACACGCGCGACTGGGGCATCAAGATTGGCGATACCGAAACGCCGTACTACAACAGCGTGAACCGCAACAAGCGCTCGGTCACGCTGGACTTGAAGCGCCCCGAAGCGCGCGAGATTTTGCTGCAGCTTGCGGCCACATCGGATGTGGTGGTGCACAACTTCAAGGGCGGCGATGCCGAGCGTCTGGGCATCGCCTGCGACGACATCCTCAAGATCAATCCCAAAATCATCTACTGCCATATCTCGGGCTACGACCAGCATGGCCCCGAGCGCGCACGGCCCGGCTACGACATGGTGGTGCAGGGCGAATCGGGCCTGATGTCGCTGAACGGCGAAAAGGACACGCCGCCGCTCAAGTTCGGTGTCGCGGTGGTCGACATGTTCACCGGCATGTACACGGCGCAGCTGATTCTGGGTGCACTGTTCAAACGCCAGATCGATGGGCAGCCGCGCAAGCTTGATGTCGCGCTGTTCGACTGCGGGCTTCTTGTGAGTGCCTACTACGGATTGGAGGCCCTGCAGCTGGGCCACGAGCCCGAGAAATATGGCAACGCCCATCCCTCCATCGTGCCTTATGGCGTGTTCGATGCGGCGGATGGCAAGCTGATCATCACGGTGGGCAACAACGCGCAGTACGAAAATTTCTGCCGCAAGGTGCTCGAGCGCCACGATCTGGTTGACGACCCGCGCTTTTGCACCAACCTGCTGCGCCGCGAAAACCGGCTCGTGTTGCTGCCGATGCTGATGGAGGAAATCCGTCGACATCCCAAGGCCTGGCTGCTTGAGCGCATGGCCGCGCATGGCATTCCCTGCGGGGAAGTGCTGGGCATTCTGGAGGCGATCCGCTCCGAGCGGGTAGCAAAGGCCGGGCTGCTCAAGACGCTGCCGCATCCCAAGGCGGGCGAGGTGCATGTGTTTGCGCCGCCGCTGCGGGTGGATGGCGAGCGCTTGCCGGTGCGCTTCGCGCCGCCCACGCTCGGCGGGCACACGCAGGAAGTGCTGGCCGAGGTGCTGGGGATGAACGCTGACCAGTTGAAGACCCTTGCCGCCAGCGGCGTGCTGTGA